Proteins encoded by one window of Streptomyces sp. NBC_01477:
- a CDS encoding carbohydrate ABC transporter permease: protein MTMANLTVEPPPAAAPEAAAPAPVPRRLRERDTVPSALRPTRAGRLLRGVLLTAASLVTVFPFYAMLVLSLKPGAAVSLPGSLLPWNLSGSSYSAVLDAQDVPRWLLNTLVYSLVSVVGVLVLASLAGYAFAKKRFRGREAMFWSFLSMVMVPYHVTMIPTFIMMAKIGGVDTYWGLIIPTLANAQAVFLMRQFIKDLPDEMFEAARLDGCSELRIFTSIVLPLLKPILATLGTFVFLWHWNDFLWPLIMGQSSDMRTLTVGIASLQQQQVPLSQVLAGSVIAFVPIFAAYMVGQQYFTEGVTGSAVKG from the coding sequence ATGACCATGGCGAACCTCACCGTCGAGCCGCCGCCGGCCGCCGCCCCCGAGGCCGCGGCGCCCGCGCCCGTGCCCCGCCGCCTCCGCGAGCGCGACACCGTACCCAGCGCGTTGCGGCCCACCAGGGCCGGGCGGCTGCTGCGCGGCGTCCTGCTCACCGCGGCCAGCCTGGTGACGGTCTTCCCCTTCTACGCGATGCTGGTGCTCTCGCTGAAGCCGGGCGCCGCCGTCTCCCTGCCCGGCAGCCTGCTGCCCTGGAATCTGAGCGGGTCGTCCTACAGCGCCGTGCTGGACGCCCAGGACGTACCGCGCTGGCTGCTCAACACGCTCGTCTACTCGCTGGTGTCGGTGGTCGGCGTCCTCGTGCTCGCCTCGCTGGCCGGGTACGCCTTCGCCAAGAAGCGCTTCCGCGGCAGGGAGGCGATGTTCTGGTCGTTCCTGTCGATGGTGATGGTGCCCTACCACGTCACGATGATCCCGACCTTCATCATGATGGCGAAGATCGGCGGGGTGGACACCTACTGGGGCCTCATCATCCCGACCCTCGCCAACGCCCAGGCGGTCTTCCTGATGCGGCAGTTCATCAAGGACCTGCCCGACGAGATGTTCGAGGCGGCCCGGCTGGACGGCTGCAGCGAGCTGCGGATCTTCACCAGCATCGTGCTGCCGCTGCTCAAGCCGATCCTCGCCACCCTGGGCACCTTCGTCTTCCTGTGGCACTGGAACGACTTCCTCTGGCCGCTGATCATGGGCCAGAGCAGCGACATGCGCACCCTCACCGTCGGCATCGCCTCCCTGCAACAGCAGCAGGTGCCGCTCAGCCAGGTCCTCGCCGGGTCGGTGATCGCCTTCGTGCCCATCTTCGCCGCCTACATGGTCGGCCAGCAGTACTTCACCGAAGGCGTCACCGGTTCCGCAGTCAAAGGATGA
- a CDS encoding NAD-dependent epimerase/dehydratase family protein, with protein sequence MTTPMLTTSPPFPGDEKQLEDLLATPSPALAADLARLDGDLVVLGAGGKMGPSLCRLARRALDAAGRGDLAVHAVSRWSDRAAAGALAAEGVRPVPFDLLDGDPADLPDAGNAVFMVGAKFGSAGNPSHAWAVNAALPDRIARRYRDARISAFSTGNVYPLAGSTSGGSAETDPVGPVGEYAMSCLGRERVFGHHAAEYGLRVALLRLNYAVDLRYGVLADIASAVHAGTPVDVTTGHANVVWQGYANEVALRALLHAGADPFTVNLTGPETASVRRLAQLFAAEFGRADGPAEAGGPESAAGTASLTTGQESGTALLSDAGVCHALFGYPPIALRTLVGWQAEWIRRGLPLSGRPTKFQVRDGRF encoded by the coding sequence ATGACCACACCCATGCTCACCACCTCCCCGCCCTTCCCCGGCGACGAGAAGCAGCTCGAAGACCTGCTCGCCACCCCGTCCCCCGCCCTGGCCGCCGACCTCGCCCGGCTCGACGGCGACCTCGTCGTCCTGGGGGCGGGCGGCAAGATGGGGCCCAGCCTGTGCCGGCTCGCGCGCCGGGCACTGGACGCGGCCGGACGCGGCGACCTCGCCGTGCACGCCGTGTCCCGCTGGTCCGACCGTGCCGCGGCCGGCGCGCTCGCCGCCGAGGGCGTCCGCCCGGTCCCCTTCGACCTGCTCGACGGCGACCCGGCGGACCTGCCCGACGCGGGCAACGCGGTCTTCATGGTCGGCGCCAAATTCGGCTCCGCGGGCAACCCGTCGCACGCCTGGGCGGTCAACGCGGCCCTCCCGGACCGGATCGCCCGCCGCTACCGCGACGCGCGGATCTCCGCCTTCTCCACCGGCAACGTCTACCCGCTGGCCGGCTCCACCTCGGGCGGCTCCGCCGAGACCGACCCGGTCGGCCCGGTCGGCGAGTACGCCATGTCGTGCCTCGGCCGCGAGCGGGTCTTCGGACACCACGCCGCCGAGTACGGACTGCGCGTCGCGCTGCTGCGGCTCAACTACGCGGTGGACCTGCGCTACGGGGTCCTCGCCGACATCGCCTCCGCCGTCCACGCCGGCACACCCGTCGACGTGACCACCGGACACGCCAACGTCGTCTGGCAGGGGTACGCCAACGAGGTCGCCCTGCGCGCGCTGCTGCACGCCGGTGCCGACCCCTTCACCGTCAACCTGACAGGGCCCGAGACGGCCTCGGTACGCCGGCTGGCCCAGCTGTTCGCCGCGGAATTCGGCCGGGCGGACGGCCCCGCCGAGGCGGGCGGCCCCGAAAGCGCCGCGGGGACGGCATCCTTGACGACGGGTCAGGAGTCCGGCACGGCACTGCTGTCCGACGCGGGCGTGTGCCACGCGCTGTTCGGCTACCCGCCGATCGCGCTGCGGACGCTCGTCGGGTGGCAGGCCGAGTGGATCCGGCGCGGGCTGCCGCTGTCGGGACGGCCCACCAAGTTCCAGGTCCGCGACGGAAGGTTCTGA
- a CDS encoding dihydrodipicolinate synthase family protein, translating to MFPPAPQSTTPADGTALGLLSAGTVIPAHPLALTAQRRLDERRQRALTRYYLAAGAGGVAVAVHTTQFEIREPATGLLRPVLELAAETVDKEAGRPVVKIAGACGYTAQAVAEAELAAEFGYDAVLLSPAVPGADEAGLLERARAVGEVLPVIGFYLQDSVGGSYLSADYWRALAEIPSVVAIKTAPFDRYRTADVIAAVAASDRAEEVVLYTGNDDAILTDLLTPYETAQGLRWFAGGLLGQWAVWTRTAVDLLAEVRAARAGDHALMTDLLRRSPQLSEANAAVFDARNAFRGCIAGVHEVLRRQGLLAGTWCLDPDERLSPEQAEEIARVAEAYPWLTDDDFVTEHRDDWLR from the coding sequence GTGTTCCCCCCAGCCCCCCAGAGCACCACCCCCGCGGACGGCACCGCGCTCGGCCTGCTGAGCGCCGGCACCGTCATACCCGCGCACCCCCTCGCGCTGACCGCGCAACGCCGCCTGGACGAAAGGCGCCAGCGGGCGCTGACCCGCTACTACCTGGCCGCCGGGGCCGGCGGGGTGGCCGTCGCGGTCCACACCACCCAGTTCGAGATCCGCGAGCCCGCGACCGGCCTGCTCCGCCCGGTGCTCGAACTCGCCGCCGAGACGGTGGACAAGGAGGCCGGCCGGCCCGTCGTCAAGATCGCCGGAGCGTGCGGCTACACCGCGCAGGCGGTCGCCGAGGCCGAACTCGCCGCCGAGTTCGGCTACGACGCCGTGCTGTTGAGCCCCGCCGTGCCCGGCGCGGACGAGGCCGGTCTGCTGGAACGGGCCCGCGCCGTCGGCGAGGTGCTCCCCGTCATCGGCTTCTACCTCCAGGACTCCGTCGGCGGAAGCTACCTGTCGGCGGACTACTGGCGGGCGCTCGCCGAGATCCCCTCGGTGGTCGCGATCAAGACCGCCCCCTTCGACCGCTACCGCACCGCCGACGTGATCGCCGCCGTCGCCGCCAGCGACCGCGCCGAGGAGGTCGTCCTCTACACCGGCAACGACGACGCCATCCTGACCGACCTGCTCACCCCGTACGAGACGGCCCAGGGGCTCCGCTGGTTCGCCGGCGGGCTGCTCGGCCAGTGGGCGGTATGGACCAGGACCGCCGTCGACCTGCTCGCGGAGGTCCGCGCGGCCCGCGCCGGCGACCACGCGCTGATGACCGACCTGCTGCGCCGGAGCCCCCAGCTGAGCGAGGCCAACGCCGCCGTCTTCGACGCGCGCAACGCCTTCCGCGGCTGCATCGCCGGAGTGCACGAGGTGCTGCGCCGCCAGGGGCTGCTGGCCGGCACCTGGTGCCTGGACCCCGACGAGCGCCTCTCGCCGGAGCAGGCCGAGGAGATCGCCCGGGTCGCCGAGGCCTACCCCTGGCTGACCGACGACGACTTCGTGACGGAGCACCGCGATGACTGGCTCCGCTGA